In Acropora muricata isolate sample 2 chromosome 13, ASM3666990v1, whole genome shotgun sequence, the DNA window TTCACACAAATTTATGCCATAATTTAAAGTTGTTCCTTCacctgttgccaagcaaccatcattacaTTCTACATGTCCTCCAAGTTTATTTAACAACCCTCACACTTGAAAATTTCTCTACCAGTTTTGGAATTCTACCCTACATGCaaaagtttgtttcttttcttaataTGATCACATGGCAATACCTGACTACTGATCTTAACACTTACCTCTCCATCAAATTTTGAGTACTCCAGAAAAGGGTTATTCGGTTTGCCAAGGGATTCCTCCAGCTGCCTGCTAAGCTGAGAGACTGTCACAGTTTTTCTCTTATCTTGTTTAACCTCACGCTTGCCAAACACATCACACAAATCATCTGCTATTGAAAAGAATTTTACTGTTTAACGaggcagcaaaaaaaaaaaaatggggtagCATACAATGGCCACGCCCAATGACTTTCCTTGCATCATCTATTCCTTTTTTCTCCAATCACAATTAAAGAGTGTCTGGAAAGGTATAGGGTCTCTCCCTTATGAACTGTAGCTTCTTTTGTTATCAGAATTAGGCTTATTTGTGTTGTATAATCTAATGTGTCACTCTACAATCCCAGACTGTGTCTAGAGAGGTAGAAGGTCTCTCAGATAATTTGGTTGGGCTCTGTCATGTTCTCTCTTGTAAAAAAACCAATGGctgatttcctttttttgctACAATCTTTTTCATTAGTGATCTTCTCTGCTGGAAGAACACTTGTGCAAAAATGCTATATGCACCATTTAAGCAGAAGCCAAATGAGatcctgaaaaattcaggctaaAACAGCATCCTGTTCATTTCACTTATAGCATATCAGTGACTGTAACACTCATTTCAAACTTAAAAGAACCTCACTGCAAACATCTTACCACTCATTTTTCCACTGGTTTCTCCTTCCTTCCATGAGACTGTCTTACATTTAACTTCAGCATTTCTGAGTACAtcagaacaacaacaactatgAGTACACTTTGttgcacaagaaaaaaatcTAAGCCATTACAGTCCCCAATTTTCCTATTGGACCGTCCAGACATCTCTGTGGACAATCAATGTTTATAAGAGTGACAAAATTTTATCACAATTGAATTGTCCTATCAGGATTGTGAAGTGATGAATGTTGTGCAGAGGTTCTGAGTTACTGTAAAGCCTTTTCCTTCTGCTGCATTCAAAAGAACAAGCCTCTAATTaattcaattaattaattaattaattaattaaaaaaaaaaacagactgTAATTAATGCCAAAAGTCTCAGCTGGAAGGAAAGCATTCCTTACCTTTCTCTTCTACTCCGATCTCCTTTTTCTTGTGATTTGGGATTCCTCAGGTCTGGACTAACAGCAATGTCAAACGACTGAGGATAGGTTGGGAAGTCCAGAACATCCCTGGAAACCAAGCATGTGCATTTCAATTCAAGTCAAAATGTTGATGTCATAATGTAATGAATAAAATCTTGAGTCCTTTAGCACATCGCTTAATGGCCTtctttaacaataatattatacagTAGGTCATCCAAAAAATGTAATGTAAACAAGCTTAGGCAAGGGCAATGATGTTAACAACAGCTAGGACATCATCTGAAAATAGTATTATGCATTTCTGACATCATTTTGAGATTGTTCCAAGTCAATTGGCTTCAACATTTCGACTACCTATCCTGGGATTTAAAATTGTTGGTTTGCGGGGTTTGGAGACAGTTTAAGctagagaaaaaaattgaaccaaAAGGAAGGTGACCTGACTAAATTAAATCATTGAAACATTACGCAGCCACAACACAATGTCCCCCCCCCGGACAAAGACTCACCCATATAATTACATTCCATCAGTGTAACTGCACTGTTCTTACCTGTCCATGGAGTACCTTCCAAAACTGATTATCTTGCgatgttttttcactttctcatTTTCCACTTCTTCATTCAAGATCACTTGCTCACACATGCCTTCGATGATAAAATCAGTTTCAACAATACAGTGAATGATTCAAATCAGCATATGAATGAATGTTTTGTGGAAGGTTAACAGAGAAATTAATGAGACCATCACAAGATTAGTAGAAGACCAGGCCTCAATGTTTCAATAATAAAGAGTTCGTATCACTAACACTAACCCCGAAAACCTTAACCTTAACTCAATAGGGCATTTTGGCAGCACTTTTCTATCGTATGAATAATGATCAATTTATCGCTTGAATAGAACCATCCATGACTCGACCCTGAATGAATCATTGATACAGCTGAGGACTTAACTTTGAATGATACAGTTTGACAAGACTGCCCCAAAAACACATGGAAGATGATGCTGGCAGCTGCTTTATCTTGCCAAAGAACAGTACCACTGCAGGCCACCTGTCGTTCAAAGGTAGGACAGTGTTTTCCAGTGGGTAGACTATCCATCGAATATTGGATATGGTAAGTATACTACTACCAAAAAAACTATTGAGTTACCAAACAGATGGTCCAATCCAGCTATCCATTGGACAAGTACAATGACAATACTCCGAGAAACACAGATACGTTTAGgttgtgagttcaactccggccagaccaacactcagggtcttaaaataactgagtagaaagtgctacctttgtaattacatcagcaaatggttagactttcaagtcctctcggataaggactataagccggaggtcccgtctcacaacccttaaaatacctgtgggacgttaaagaacccacacactattcgtaaagtgaagggcatgaagttcctggTTTTGTGGTCTGgtatcactcattctgttctaaGGGCaactgtgaattctacttgttacattaaaaagattgtgaacggcgccataaagcagtctggcaaagtcccccacaaagtgttgtaaagtgcatttgaatatatccatatagaaaatgcgctatataaatgcaataccatTACCATTAGTGGCTCATCATGCACCACAAAACCATCATTTTGAATTTACTCCGAACTCACCTGTATCATCAGTAATGACGCAGGAATGGCGGATGTGAGATATGATGAATTCTGGATCATCCAAGAAGGCCATATTGATCTCTTAGTACTTTACACGGAAATTTAACCATGCATTCGCTAGAATCCAAAACCAAATTTCGTAAATACCACTAAACGTCTGGTGAAAGTGATCGTGCAAGTACAAATTTATTGTGCAAAAACGAAAGCAATGaattattattcttgttattaCGATGTACAAACACCAGCTAAGGAATTGTCATTTATCCCTCCAATATAAACTAACCTATTTTCCCCGTTTATGGCATAGAAGGAGAGGACCCATTTTCTTGCTAATCGAGGAATAAGGGAAAAGTTCGatataaaaaaaactaaatgTTCTCGCCCATTGCCATCACagacgccatgtttgtttttcttctgtcaAAGTGTACTTTATGTACATTATATTTATTGTTCCACTTAATAAAAGGCCTGGTCCCTTTTTCAATATGGTGGATGAATCAGACGTGGTGAGGATTTTTCATTAATTGAGAATTGCTTACATGGCTTTGATCCGTATAAATATCCCAAAGAAAAAGCTCAGGGTTAAGTTAGCGGTACGATGACTATTTTGATGAGTTTGCTTTTCTTCCAGTTATTTTAACTATCGAAATTCGGTTGTCTACCTTAGTGTACgtacaagaaaaaaattgattgtttttgcatttttgtatTAGACGCCAACATCCCTGTCTAtaacttcaaatttaaaatattattcaaaaacttcaaacaGCTAAATTTGGGCTTCTCGtgggtgtaagaacctgtcaaactcacggatgacgtaaaacgGAGAAAACTAAAGAGCCAAGAGACCAATAAACAATGACCAAATCCCAGCACGAGCTAACGACGCATCAcgggttcttacaccgaggtaaACCCTAAATTCGATTATGGCCAACACACATAGTGGGATCTTCATAACAAGAAAGACACAAATGTAGGGCCTTTTGTGTTGAGAAATTGCGAAAACCAAAACCTAAATTGTAGGtttgttaaaccttaatctaacaaaaaaaaaggaaaacttttgTTCTACGTATAAATATTTAAATATATAGGTATGAACGTAAAGGTCCCAGGTGAATTGCACAAGCTTGTAAAGGTGCTAAGTTTAATACTTTGTCACCCCATTGAATGTGGTCAAAGTTATTGAGCTATTCATGAACAGCATTTTTTACTGTGTTTCAAAGATGGATTTTGTTGAATTATActctttgttatttttaaatttaattttgaatgTAGTACATAGTATGTAAAAACAAGAAAGCAATATCATAACGGAAATTCTACATCATTTTGAAGAAGTCAAAGGCTCGTCAAAAAAAACTGTTTGGAAAATAAGGAGTCAGAAGGTTTAATTACATTAGTGGACAAAACTTTATAAGGAATGAAACCAAGTGAATGGTATTTTTATTTTAGTGTGATTTCAGAAGCTTTATGAATTTTGGCGACTTCATGGAGGCTGGTCCAAATCATTGCCGTAAACTTGTGCTTCACCTTGATGTTAATAATACTGTTTTCATTGGTGATTCTATAACAAAATCTGTTACTCCTGAAGAGACGCTGAATGAGTATCTGTCTGAGAATGCTTGGGGAACGATTGACGAAGGGGGAAATTGGAAGAGTGCCGATGAAATGTGCGTGAAACCACCAAGTGATAAAATGATTTCGTACTACAAATTTGCAGAGGCTAAGTATCAGGGGATGCCTAGAAGTGAGTTTAAGAAGCATGTGAGATCTTTTACGGATAATAAGATGTTCAGGCCGTTTAGGAAATTCTACGATCAAATGATTGCTGCTCTGGAATTTCCTGGGGACATCAAAACTGCAAATGGGGTCCAGTTGCCTTCATTTAAAGACAAACAAGGTGTGCCATATCATAAAATTGTTCCATCATTCTACGAGCTCTTAGGAAATCTGTGCAAAAGCAAAAGGGACTTTGCTATCGTTTATCGCACTTTTGGCAATGATGGTCAAGCCGTGTTACAAGTCACAAAGGATCTTCTTTCAGAGGGGCATGTGGCATTCTATAACCCACAGGACACTACAGGAAGTGGTGACCCTGTGGGCAATCAGGGACACGAAGTGCTTTTTACCAACGGCACCATAATGCGGTCAAATGGACAAATCACAGTGAAATGTCCTGAAAACAACCGCAAGTTAACAAATTTATCAGATATATACAAGTACTTCAGTCAAGCAAATGGCATCAAGTTATTTGTTGAGGATTACGATTGGTGGAAGTCACAAAATTTCCATTCTTCTGCTGGGAAGCCCTTGTTGGTGGACCCCAATGATGATTCAGTTCACCATATCATGTTTGACGACAACTTCCGTCCTTGGGAACCAGAGGACAGCATTGTTGATACCCTGCAAGCCACCAAGGATGGAAGTTTTGTAAGCGTGGATCCTGCAAGTTTTGAAGATGTTTGTGTGGTAAAGGCAGATCTCTACCAGAGCATTTGTAACAGAAATTATTTCATCGAGAAGATTCGTCTGTGTGAAAGGAACTACAGCAAATTTATTGCTGGAAGTAAAAACTGTTGAGTGTAGGGTGGGAAATCGTTTTTTTGTTGCAGGGGACCCCGGGGGTATAttcccagaaaaattgggtaggggTGTGCGGCCGGCTTCCCAAAACCCGTACCCTATTAATATGACCAAAATCTGTGATTTtccctaccctatttatgacctgaccaaaaatttgataccctatttatgacctgacccttAAATCTACACCCTGTTTTGGACctgctttaaaattgtttccctaGTTCAGACCGATGTTAAAGGCAATGTTCAACgggggagaggaaggcaaagcgcggatggaaggagggggacataataaagaagtagcttcttctaaattcaatacgagtatacaaaaatcaaaactttatttatgaccaaaatggtggcaaaatggtcaaaatcgataccctatttatgaccaaaacggctgaaaaatcctaccctttggggccgcacataactatatagcccatataagggagtacaCCCCCGGGTGGAGGACGTGGGCTGTGTAAGAAATGACATTCTTATTTCTTTTCCATGCTCTTTTTGCGTGGGTTATCAGGATTGATATCCTGGAGATTGTTGGATCAGACCCAGGTGgaaccaataataatttgttGCAACACTCACCTTATTAAAATAACTAGAgagaaaagtttttttcttctaatTACATCTGCATATTGTTACACTTTCAATACAATTTGTTATTTAATCGAAAgttgttgtccttcagtagcaaTTGACAGTAATATTCAAAGTTCGAGTAAGggcctaacactactgtgaagttttcatacccaattattccatcagggatcaAGCCTAGTATTGGAATTGggtccacacaaggacagagaaaaactctgaccagggtgggatttgaacccacgaccctcggACTAGATCACCGATGCTCCactgactgagctacaaggccagaacGGGAGCAGGCTGTGTCAGGTTCAAATCCCATCCTGGTCAGAGTTCTTCCTTGTCCTTATGTGGACCCAATTCCAATACTAGAGTtgatccctgatggaataattgggtaTGAGAaacttcacagtagtgttaggccCTTTCTCTAACTTTGAACataatttgttaattatttgttgaagaaaggcagtgccttttAAAATACTGTAGTTGGTAGTTAACagttaattaacaataataatttgaaaaagaCTCTTAGCTGtaaggtaaatattctgccattATTCACTCAGATTTAAAAGGatgataattgttttagtacagGCAAAGTCAGCATTCTCCATTTCAGATGGTATCAGGTAAAATTTAGCATCTCCAACATCCCTTAGTACGGCCTAAAAtgcctggaattgttgaaaattcagctGGTAAAAGACAaaactctgatccttgtattcataAAGAAGTAACTAATAACAGACATACTAATAACGACTACTTTACCTGATGTGCTGATAAATGGGGGAACACTCAATGTCATCatttgcaaagaaaacagaaaaaattgagttaattgacatcttgaaatcagttcatgctggcctttttgttttgtttggatcacacaTTATTCACTTGCTAAGGAAAAGTTggtattattataattactgttattgttattattattattattattattattattattattattattgttattattattaatactattaatgttattatttaagaagaaaaaaaacatcaaacatCATTCCATAAGGTactaaaaaaaacttgtaacaAAATTTTTATTATTCCCAAAAAGCTAATTCATtccattagaaaaagaaaacaaatatttttttctctttcttttattCCTCTTTATTCCCCTAAAGTGAGTGGTgaaactttaaataaaaaaaatccaaactAAAATTGGAAAGTCATGTTGAAAATGCCCATTTGAACTCTGAAGATACACGATGTTTGCCAACATTTTCATGTAGAAGGCTAAAGAACTTGACCGACACTTTGTATCTTTCAGATTAAAGGCGCGCTCATCAGAGTTTGCGCATCGAGCGTGACACGCGAGGAGAGcgttatttttctcttccctcACCTGTCACGCGCGTTGCGCTACAAACTTCAAGGTAACCCTCTCATACCGTCCCTGTACAGGATTGACCATTGATGACGTTCCAAGCGTTGGCGTGTGGGAAAACGCTCGAAACGTGGTTTCAGTTCCTTACTGACGCATtagcacagtttctttagaaattaaaccGTTCATTCCTTGAAGGACACAGCGTATTTCTCGAGCTCTTATACCATCGCCAAGAATATTTCATGAATTGACCAAAACTTCGTTTTCGAAACAAACTATTTGGATGGACGTGAttagaaaacaaaagtttgatCTTCATTTTCTCGGAAGCCAGTTGCGGTTCTTTCAACAGGAAAACCAACAATTCTGACAGCATTCACTAGTCTCTAAGGAAGCCTTTTGAAACTTGTTTATGTAGGAAAATGCATACGGAAATGAATACCTTAGCCTGCGAGGAGGCTTttccgttgaagggcttggtaactagtcaagagaagacTTGTGCGCATGGAGTACGAAAGTTTGGTTTACCGGCAATGATGGTGTCAAGTGCTCGGCCACTCTCGGAAAAACTCCGAATACTCCGAATAGGAGTCGAACCTGTAATGTCAGTTGAAATCGGTTGAAAAAGTAGTTTTTGAATGTGCGCTTTACAACTGAGGAGCCTGTTGGCTAAAAATCGGTCCACAATGGGTATCTTAAATTGCCCCGTGAGACAAAATCATGTTAAAACAATCGCTGGATCAGTCCCACCTCTCTAAActaattttaaacggtcatcATTTTAGTTCAGATGTTGTTAATTATCTTTCTCGTGCTTGAAGTTATTTTCAGCTTTGACACGATTTTTTTATGACGCAATATTTTCTCAGTCAATATCGGACCCCCAACCCACCCTTCTTTTCTATAGGCAAGACAACTTCAATCGGAAGTCAGGTTTTTCGCTTGTCCTAATTAAcattctttcattttttattgCTAAGTTATTCTTTAAAAAGAGATGATATTTTTCCATGTTTTGGCAAAATTTAAGTCACTCGGAATGCGGAAGCTTCGTATTCATTCAACATGGAATGTTTTTCCTCGAGCATTCTATCATCGCCTTTACCTCCTCTTGGGCAGCTAAAAAGAATTCTTTTTGAATTTGTAATGAGCAAAGTAAAGAATTACGTACCACAGAATATGACGCACATCACACACCCCCAGATATCAACATGAAAGAACACAACAAAGAAACCGGAAGTAAAACGTCGGTGATACATTGAATCCAATACCAAATATGGAGATTTGTCACGTTGTTGAGGTCATTGCTGTAATGGGTCACGGCGTTTCGTAGAGAACGTTTAATCAATTGGGTTCGTGGAAATGTTTGACGGAAGTTCATAGCTCTTTTAAACCGTGTGGAAGCGAATGGCTCAAGTTTTCTATAGTGTGAAGATTTACTGAGGCTTTCAGCGTGCGAAAACGATACGACTATGGGATTTATTCGGGTTAAATTAATAGACGTCGAGCCATCGACGGGAGGGCAAAATGAGTCCTTCCAATGTTACTGTGCAGTGCACATCAAGGAGGCAATCATGTCCCCTGATCGTGGAATTTCTTTGGTTCagaagaaaaagacaatttATCCAGAGTGGAATAAATGTTTTGATACGCATCTATACGAGGGCCGTGTGATTACAATCGTGGTTTTGCAAAAACCAAGCGGCAAAGTTGTGGCGGATGTTTCTATTGGCGTCCAATTTTTAGTGGACCAGTGCAAACGCGATTCGCATGGCTTCTCCAGTGTTTGGGTGAGTTTTGATCGATTTTTTGCAGCATGATAGTATTTTTGTTGTAACATATTTGAAATATTGGCTACAGAAGAGGCTATAAATTACCGTGTTCTGATCACAGTCAATCGATCTTGACTTTTATTGAAACACATCTGTCTGGATTTAGTCACATATAGTAACTATTATGAATACGTATGCATTCTTGACGTTTGGGATCTGATTTTAAATCCTCCAG includes these proteins:
- the LOC136895620 gene encoding uncharacterized protein isoform X2, whose amino-acid sequence is MALIRINIPKKKLRVKLACDFRSFMNFGDFMEAGPNHCRKLVLHLDVNNTVFIGDSITKSVTPEETLNEYLSENAWGTIDEGGNWKSADEMCVKPPSDKMISYYKFAEAKYQGMPRSEFKKHVRSFTDNKMFRPFRKFYDQMIAALEFPGDIKTANGVQLPSFKDKQGVPYHKIVPSFYELLGNLCKSKRDFAIVYRTFGNDGQAVLQVTKDLLSEGHVAFYNPQDTTGSGDPVGNQGHEVLFTNGTIMRSNGQITVKCPENNRKLTNLSDIYKYFSQANGIKLFVEDYDWWKSQNFHSSAGKPLLVDPNDDSVHHIMFDDNFRPWEPEDSIVDTLQATKDGSFVSVDPASFEDVCVVKADLYQSICNRNYFIEKIRLCERNYSKFIAGSKNC
- the LOC136895620 gene encoding uncharacterized protein isoform X1; translated protein: MVDESDVCDFRSFMNFGDFMEAGPNHCRKLVLHLDVNNTVFIGDSITKSVTPEETLNEYLSENAWGTIDEGGNWKSADEMCVKPPSDKMISYYKFAEAKYQGMPRSEFKKHVRSFTDNKMFRPFRKFYDQMIAALEFPGDIKTANGVQLPSFKDKQGVPYHKIVPSFYELLGNLCKSKRDFAIVYRTFGNDGQAVLQVTKDLLSEGHVAFYNPQDTTGSGDPVGNQGHEVLFTNGTIMRSNGQITVKCPENNRKLTNLSDIYKYFSQANGIKLFVEDYDWWKSQNFHSSAGKPLLVDPNDDSVHHIMFDDNFRPWEPEDSIVDTLQATKDGSFVSVDPASFEDVCVVKADLYQSICNRNYFIEKIRLCERNYSKFIAGSKNC